ACAAACAACTCCTGGCTTTCCGCAGGGAACACGCACCAGCCTTCCCAGAGATTGAGGACCAGGCTGATGCTTCGCTTCCACTTCTCGGCGCGGAGGCGACCCCATTTGAGCCGTTCAGCCATGAGTCCCAGCGTCTCAAAGATCTTGCGGTCTTTAAGAGCCGTCTCGAAAAGTTGCCGGAACCGCCAGGCGTGACGTACCCCGCTtgttgaggaagacgacaagATATCACTAACGACATACAAGCCCACCAGGCTGGCAGCGCTAATGTCGGGACCCTCATTACTGGGCGTCTCTTCAGAACCTGTGGCTTGCTGTGTCTCTTTAGTATCAGGCTTCTTGTCCGGATTTGCCCCTGTCAAGGCGAAAGGCTTCTCGACGTTGGACACGATCAGGtccacaacctcatcaactcCGCGGCTGGCATGCGTTATCGCAAATGTCGTCACTCTTGCGACGTCGCCCTTTCTCAATCTGCCTATTGTTGTCGGTAATCGCGCGAGAAGGTGAgtgagcttggccttctcaagTGGGTTGAGAAATGTGTTCTCCGACTCCCCCTCAGGGTTTTCTCGCTTGTTCTCGTCATCAAAGTCCTCTTCGTCTGATGAGTTGTACTCCGAGTCAGAAACAAACTCGTCAAGTTTCGTCGCGTACTCGTAACTCAGGTTCTTCTCCGGGGCCTTCCATGCGTGGGCACCATCGAAGAGAGGCACATATCTCGCCTTTTTTTGCGACTGCTGAGATCCTGTGATGACTTCCCATAACCTCCACCGATACCAGATACCTCCCTGACTCCTGGCATCCCAAATCCATGCCCACTTCTCCTCCCGCTGAACCTCGGGTCGTGACATTAGCAGCGCCTCATACTCCGGTCCGTGCTCGAGGACCCCCTCTATGACCTTGCTTATCAGCTGAATGGTTCTCACGTCCTGCGGTGGCTTCACCGGAACGTGTAAAAGGTTGGCCCGGTTCACACCCGCTCCAGGAGCGCCGTATGATGTAGGAGGCGCAAAGCCCCGGTGGAAGCCATGTTGCGCCGGTGCGCTGTGTGGCCCTGAAGCCTGTTCCACAGGTTTCGCACCGAACGGTTGTGAGGCAGAAGATGATGATCCAAGAGTGGGTATGGTAGCTGAGGTTGCCACGGCTGAAGagagatggcgatgaagcGAGAGGTAGTATCCGTAGCCCAGGTAGCGGTTTTGCAAGGTATTGACGGCGGCATCGATTTCGTTCGCGGGTGTGTCCTGTGATAAAGTCACGATAGAGACAGTATGTTTCCGCTCCGAGCTCCCAGACCCAGCCGGGGGCACAATCTTAACATGCTCAACCGTCAGGTTCTCCGGGATGAGCGCCTTGATCATCGCTGGTGAGGTTCCAGGTGGCATACTGGACAGTCGTAGTGTAGGCTTCGCAACGGCTCTCTCTTCCGCCCGATTCGTCGCGTCGCCCATgtcttcatcgtcgctcGTGTTAAAGGCCCTCGATGCGGATAGCGTGCCGCTTCCAGGGCCAGGACCTTCCTCGTAGCCCAAGATCCCCTTCTCCCGCGGCGCCCGCGCAAAATCCTGGAACGATCGCTTCTTTCCAAAcgaagatggaggcgggCCTAGGCTCCCCGGTCCGCTCTTCAACCCTGACGTCCCAAAATGTCGCCTTCCAGCGCCAGATCCGGGAGGAGGCGGCCCTCCAAAGCCAGGTCGCGGGCGCGAGGGCCCCGAAGAGCTGTGGGAACCGTGGCCATCGTAATCGTCATCGCGATCGAAGCTCTTTACAAATTCATCGTATACGGCGGCGGTTTCGGCTGCCTCTCGTTGTCGCTtggcttcggcctcggctTTCTGTCTCTCGAAGGCGGACTGCTTGGCTGGTttctggagcttggcctCCAGGTCGGGGAACTCGGATAAGCCTTTTCCGGCAGACATTATTGATCCCGCGACGCGTATCTCTGGGTTAGTTCATCGTTTGGGTTCAAGGGTGTATAATCGGCGTAAGATGAGAAAAGCCCAAAGCCCCAAGCTCATGCGCCCAAACTGTCGCGATTGCGGCGTCTCAAGTAGCTAGTTGTTGCATAAACCCCGATACAGTCATATTGGTCTGGATCAAGCTCGATGCTCACCCTACACCGCGGATCGAAAACAATAAATGAGACACCTGAACAATGAGGAGGTTGATTAATCCTTCACAAGTATTGCAACTAGATTCAGATAAGATACATCAAAATTTCAAGTCGATGTATCAATGAGAAAATTAATGTAGGTACTTTAGACCTCTTGTGTCTCCCAGCTCTTTCGACTTCATAGCTGTGTTGAGGAGAGGATAGGCAGACGCCTGTGTACTGGTGTCTAGTCTTTTTTTGTGCATGCACCCCATCATGACATGACTGTCCAGCAATACAACAAGTTTATTCTTGACTATTAACGCTTCATCTGTACACTATCCAATCTAAATGATCTAGGCCATCTAATGTTCTATCATAGCTTAGCCTTTGGCTCTCCAATCGGAGCCCGCcccttggccagctcgtcgCACAAGACAAGGGGGCGACCACCTCGACTACCGTCCTCGGTGATCAGACCCTTATAAACACCGTCCGTCTCCCTTCCCACGCCATCGTTCTCGATCTCCCTCCATCGCCACTTGTCTCCGAGCTTTCCGCCCTGACCCTGCAGGACGTCCACGATCTTGTCGCCCAGGTTGGGCAGGAACTTGAATCCGTGTCCGCTGTCGCCCGTCGCCACGAAGAGACCCTTCCAGCCTGGGTGGTAGTCGATGAGCCACTCGCCGTCGCGTGTATCCGAGTACCAGCAGATGCGAGCCTCCTTCCATGGCCTGTTCTCCAGACCACGGACGGGGGTCAGATCCTTCAGCGCTCGGCGAAGATCTCGGTCGGCCTCGGCAGGCAGAGGGTTCGAAGCGTCGTTGCGGGCGGTATATGGCTGCGATGCGATAAAGGGCTCTCGCTTATCCGTGGGCGACGGAGGCAgagccttggtgatcttgacGGGGTTGATGTATCCAAAGGTATGGCGGGCGATCTTGAGGACCTGGTTCCGCGGTGGGATCACGAATAGACCAGTGCTCAGGTTCAACACCACCGGGTAGTTGTCCAAGGCCTTCTGTTCCTCCGCTGTGATGTCCATGTACACGACGGCATGCCCAGTGGCTTCCGTCCTGCCTCGCAGATCGACGAGGGAGCCGGACCAGGCGCCGGcagccaccatcaccacctcggCATTGAGAACCCTCGAATCGCTAAGCTTGGCGCCGACAACCCGGTCGCCCTCTGTCACAAGCTCTGTCACTTTGCCGTCAACGAACTGGATCCGTCCAGTGGCATTGGCTCTCTTGTACAGCCACTGCATGCCCTTTCCGGCATCGGCCCAACCAGAGTTACCGTTGAGGTAGCCCCAATCGCCGGGATAACCGTCTGTTCCGAGCTTCTCCTGCAAGGCCTTTGTGCTCTCCAGTCTCTCGATCTTATCAGTGGGCAGACCCGTGGCTTGGGCGATGGACTCGACGTTCTTCCAGCTCTCCTTGGTATAGTCCATGCCGGACTTCTTGAGGTTAAAGTCCTTGGGCGGGTGGCTTGCGCAGAGGACAAAGCCCGACTCGGAATATCTTCCCTGCCCACcgacctcgtcgtcacccTGCTGTCGCCATTGTTCCTGGGCCTCGGCGGCAAGCGCGGCGTAGTGAGGGTCTGAGTAGTCGGCTCGCACGATGCGAGAAGAGTCTACACTGGCAGCATCCTCCGGAGGGAATTGGCCTGCGCAGTCGTCCACAACGGTGATGGAGGTGTTTGAGTAGAAGGGACGCTGGGTGAGGGCATAGGCGGTGCCGAGGCCGAAGACGCCAGAGCCGACGATaaggatggaggagggagcGCGGGCCATTGCGACGGACGAGGGCGATCTACGTGTCAATGGGAAGACGACAAGCTTTCTCTAGAAGTCTAGAAGAACAATCCCTTATTATCTACGTGGACGTTCCCGAGGAGGCGGTCGAAGTGTGCCGATAAAAGGCGAAGACTTTTCCTGTTCCCACCTCCCGATCACGGCGGTGGCCGACGGGGAGGCGTGAGCATGGCGCTAGAACCGCTCAATATCTGCGGCTGGGCGAAGTTAGCTCTGCCGAGGATCGGGACTAGACCCCGGGGGCTGGCCGGCATGACCATCAAAGATAGGGGATTGGCTGGGCACGTGAGCTGGGGATCACGCACACGATGTTTTCTCTTGGAGGACACACACAAAACACAAGGCACACACATTTTGGTAAGacacacatcacatcacatcaccaagCACGTTCATTCATTGGGAGAGAACTCGGGTTTGATTCCTATCTGAATACAGAACAGAGCTGCTCGCACTCTTCAGGCTTTGCCTCGAAGTCTTGTTCAGTCCATCTTGGTCTGCGACTTGATGGATATCTCAGCCAACGACCAAGGTCGCCAGCTTTGCTCTCCTTGTGTTTCACGCGTCCTGTCACCAGGTCGCTTTCtttcttcagcctcttcagGCTCGCTCCAGCAGCGCTTCACGACTTTGCTGCCTCCTCCCCTCCACTCAGCGTGTCCCTTTGATAATTAATGGCGCTCAAGTCATCTGAGCGCATGCGCCGCAGGACCGGCGCGAGCAATCTATGATGTGTCGCGGGATGAGTAGTCTTATCTTTTTCCCCTTGAACCGGAATCCCTCGCAAAAATGCCCTTTCCGGCCTTCCTCGCCAACGCCGATGCAATGCAGGAAAACAATTCAAAAATGATACAAACGCAACTCGACCGCTCTGCTCGGTTGTCGAAACCAAGCAGAGCGGCGAGCAATGAAAAAAGCAATCGTGGTATCGTGACGGGTTGTCTATCATACACGTCGGTAATGTGGTATAGTGGTGATCCGAGACTGTGACATCTCGAAGGGTGGATGTTGCTTTAGACCTTGCGGAAATCTATAGTGAAAGAGTCAGCGAATGTCTGGTCGAAGAGTAAAACATGGCACGAACCTTGCAACACAGGATAGATCATCTCGAAGGCCTGGTAGATCTCCTCTCGGACCTTGGCGCCTGTCAAGACGATCTTGCCGCTGACGAAGATGAGCAGCACAATCTTGGGCTTAATCATACGGTAGATAAGACCAGGGAACAACTCGGGCTCGTAAGAACTGAAGTTGTGATGGCGCGAAGCCAGACCCTCGAGACGGATGGGGAACTTGATGTCGCAGGAGCCGACAATGTTCTGGATCTTGAAGTCGGTGAACTTGGCGTTGAAGCCGAGCTTCTGGATAATACGGGCGTATTTCCGCGACGCAAGCTTCGAGTCATCTTCCGACTTGGCACCGGTGACGACCATCTTGCCAGAAGCAAAGATCAGGGCCGTGGTCTTGGGCTCGCGGATTCGCATGATGACAGCAGCGAAACGCTGGCCAAGGTTAGCGACATGTCGCAACACAATGCAAACACAGAACCTATTGTACCTTAGGGTTGTACTCTGCATTTCGCGCATGCAGGgcgatggtcttgaggtcAAGGCGGCAGTCAAGGTTGACAGTGGCCACGATGTTCCTTGAAGTTTGCGAGATAAGCCTCACTGAGCAGGAAAAGGTCACTCAGGAGGATACATACTGAAGAGTGGGAGTGATTCCACTAGGTCCTTGAGTGGCAGCAGGCGTAGCGGCAGGCGTCGCGGGAGTCACCCCGTTGCCATTTGCCGCCTGCTGGCCGTTGGGAGCAGGGAGCTGAGCTGCATTCCCGTTGCCAGCGGGTGGTGTCAACTCGTTGGTTGCCCCGGGGAACGACAACGACCCAGGCGCAGTGAAGGCCTTGGCTTGCGCCGCGTTCGAGGGGTGTGTCTGGATGCCTTCCATGATTGGAGTCGGTATCGAGAGAGGTGTCAACGGTTCGTAAAAATCGCTGAACAGATCTGACAGACAGTCCAGTTAGCATCGCACGCCGAAATGAGCAAAAAACAGGCGCGCTACCCACAGAGGTAGAGCGGTGCGCGATGTGGTTGTAGGCGAACACGAGAGCGATCGCCAGaatgatgaaggagagaagTTTGAAAATGGGAGAAGAAACGGGGTATTTATAGGTGGGGTAGGGGGCGGTGCAGTGAGTCAGAGGGGCAACCTACCAATCGGCGCGGGAGAGAAACAAGTGAATGTGTCCCCTACAAGAAAGCTGTCCAAGCGACTATGATTGTCCTCAAAAAGCGCCGAAGGCAGAGGATCAATGCAGAACGATATGGAAGGTGATGGAGTGAAGTCGGTTGACTTTTTTGACGTGTGGTGATGTGCTCGTGAGAGTaaccaaccaacaaccagGACTCAAGAAGACCGAGCAAGGACTTCTTTCACTTCACAGCAACTTCTTTTTATTGTTGTCTACAACAGCGCAAACCGATTCGGCGACGTCGACGGTGGCGGCGGGGGATCGCTTTCTTCCGGTCTTGGTCGGGATCAACGAAATCGATTGCGCGCAAGGAGCGATGGAGGGCAAGGAACGTGTTCCAGTTCTTTTTGCCTGGTCGCAGATGTGGGTGTCGGCACCAGGTCCTTTTTCTTCCCAAACTAGAGAGCGATCACGTCTGCCGAAGGGCGAGGACGCGACGGTGAGATAACGTaaagaagagagaaataGGGACAAGGGAGTGAGCCTTGACTTGATGACGGTCAAAGGCTGAGATGGACAAGTGTAAAAAATGTCCGATGActttttggtggtggtgtggtgtgtgGGGTGTGACGTCGTGGGGTAGCAGGTATTAGGTAGAGGAGAGCCGAACGTAAGTGGTAGGTACGTAAGGCCGTCGGTCGGGACTTCCGCGCAGGTCTTTCGAAACAGGCGGGCGAGGGGAGGCCCGGCTTCTTATAATTTTGGTCAAAGGCCGCTCAGGCAGGACACCCCAGGCAACAACGCTACCTGTGGCGTCGCCGCTGGCAGGCTTGGCAGACGCTAGCGCACGCGCTAAAGTCAATGCGGCCAATCAAACGCTATCGCGACGCTGATTTTATCTCCTTTTTTCCCACCCACGCACCCCAGTCTGAGCATTGAGCCCCTGAAGTGACGCTGTAACACACTCAGAGTCGAGGTACCTAGGACCTCAAGAGGCGAGCCTCggttcttctccatcgcatcgcatccaATCCTGTCCATGGATCCCATCCCTGCTGCGCGCTCGAACTTGAAGTGCTGCAGGCTCAGATGCACAGTGAAGGAGAGCCCCAAGAGGCCTGCGATCGCCACTGCCAGGGGGTCCCACTGCCCAATCCATGGTGGCCAGTGCCCGTTGAACAGCGAGATCACAAGCAACCTGGGAGCAAACAGTCCAGCCGTGGTCAGCCATTCTCCTACtgtcctcgtcatctctcCCCCCCTGGACTTTCTTCTGTCCCTCCCgtccctctctctcccctcctcttctttcccAACCAACTTACTTACCGCCAACCCTCGCACCAATCTGCACGTTGGGCACAGAGGGCGagacgacctcgacgacgcaGCAAAACAAGAGACGGACGACAGCGCGACGGAAGCGATAAAGGACGATGACCGAGCAGcgatgagacgagacgacaAAAACGAACGAGAATAAGAACCGGACATCGGCAACGACTCGTGACGGACGAAAACGACGATAAGCAACGACAGGAGCGATCACGACGGCGGAAAAGGCGGGCACGGCGGGCGGGCACCAAGACCACAGCGGCGAAAAAGCCTGACTTGACCTGGCTTGGCCTGGACTGGCTTGACTCGTCTCGGACTTTGGGACGGGCAGCACGCAATCCGGCCGCCAGAGAAAGCGTCACAGCGCTTATCCATGGAGCCTCAATGCCCTGTGGGCCACGGGGACGGGCTGGAAATTATGGACCAGGGCCTGACCGACGGACCATGGTTGGTTGCTTTTTGGCTTTTTTTCACTCACTCATCTCAGGCTTTCTTGGGCTCGCCCCTCTCATGCTGTCGCTCCTTGCGCTGGCGCCCACCCAGAGTCGCCCCCGTTGCCCCAATCGCGTACCCCCGTCGTCGGAGCGCGCACCCACTCTTTTCAAGTTCCAGCCACCCTCGGCCCTGTCAAACCCTTTCATCGCCCCCCGTGGGACTCTCTTTTCCATCCAACCACCCACCGACTGTCGCCAACCACCAACAGGACACCGACACCCTGAAACACGCTCTGCCCCCTTTGCTGATATTTCTCAGTCCTAGTCCCCCCTTGGACGCGTCGTCGTTCTCGTTCAGTTCACAAAAGTCGTTGCGTTGCGCCCGCGTGAGTGagtgcttgcttgctttctGCGACGTTCGTCTCGCAAACGTCTCATGTCAGGTCACGCCATGAGAAAGCAACAGACAGACGGCTCGGCGCATCACTTCATCTAATCTGCGCTGGATGCGCAAGGCGCTCGGCCATACCGCGCAGAGTTTTCCCTGCTCAGGCGGGAACCAGCAGGCTGTGGGTTTTTTCCATTTTTTCGTGCCCTTGGTGCCCTTGTGGCCCCAGCCGCCGGCCGACTTTGTGAGTCATTCAACTGCAACCAACCAGAGACGGGCTGGCATGAGTCCTGTCGCGACACCAGGGAGGCTGGTTCTGTGCGGCCCTTGACTGGCTGTTTGCATCACGTACCCAGTACAAGGGCCTCGTGAGTGACTGTCAGCAAGCTTTGCACCAGGCTCCGTGATGTTGATGCCTTCTCTCGTCTTGCTCATGTGTTCTGGTTTTTTATTATCTCCTTCACCGCAAGAGAAGCCGTGCGGCGACTTGCATCCTCCGTACAGGCGATGGGGTCGAGGCTCCAGCAGCTATGTGAATGTTGGGCCAGGCTGCATTGAGGCCACGTTTCCCTCGGGGTGACCAGACGCCCGAGTGGTGACGCGAAAATTTCGATTGTCCAAGGATCGCCCAGTACCGTTACCTCTTACGAGAACGCGTCCGTGATGGGGGGGTTGCTGACAGAAGTACCTCACTAACAATTTCTGGATTTTGCGACCTTGGGCCTGTGCCCACCTTTGTTTGGATCTCCACCCGTCTCCGCTCAACGCCCTGGCCTGGTTTTATCAAGCAAAGATCCCTTGCGAACCAGCCTCACTTGAAATTCCCCAGGGTTTCTACCAGGGTCGCCCTGTCGTGCTAGCTTATTCTCCCATTGCAATCTTGATGGATCCCCAAACGACTCCGCACACGAGGGAAAAGGTTGATCAAGAGGATGACCTCTGGGGCCCAGTCCTCGCTTGGGAAAAACTTGTCCGGCCCTTGGCATCCATCCGGAGGTCCACTgttgttgaagctcttcacGAACTCCCTGGGCATGCTTGCTGACGGCCTCGTCAAGCACGAACCGAATGCGACTGTGCAGAACaagctcttcttcccttGCTCACCTGCAACACTAGCCGTCGCACAAGCAAACAGGCACAAGCAAGACGCTCGAGGCAGCCAGCAgcgctgttgctgttggccGTGGAATGTCGCCGCGAATGCATCCATCTACTCAGCCTCGATATAGGTTTCTCTCTGATTCTGTGCCACGGCTGCCGCGCTCCCTCATGGGCAAGCAAGGGCCACCTCCCATGGCTGCTCTCCACATGTTCGAGGTTCTAGATCTCAAACCATCTCCATCTGCTCGCATTGAGCGCCAGAATCCATGCGGCTCCGACACCTTATTTTTTGCCTGCCGGCTAAAAGGaactcatcaacaacatgggAGGTGCCGCATGTCACTTGTTGCCGCATGTCAATCACGTCCAGTCCATTCTCGAAAGTTCTCTTCATGTCTGAGAtcatgttgttgtttttcgCCGACTCCGATGCCCAACCAAATCAGATTCCccctcctctggctctggccaTATTTACCTCTCATCCTCACGCGCCGAGTATGCATCCAGGTATACAAAATCAGGTATCATACACAAAGTAAAGAAACAAAAACAGAACATCAGGGCTTGTTCGGCCCTTAGGTCATATAGTACTTGGGACCCTCGCCTCCCTGCGGCACCTGCCAGTTGATGTCTTGGTTAGGAGCCTTGATGTCGCACGTCTTGCAGTGAATACAACTGTTGCAGAGATGTTAGCAATGAGGTCGTCATGATGATGCGCGTTCTCTCCCCCATGTCTTAGGAAGAAGAGTGAGGCTTCAAGGGGGCGGTGGGGAGTTTGACTCACTTTTGGGCATTGATCTGGAACCGCACGCCGTGAGGCTTGGACTCATCCTCGACGTACTCGTAGACGCCGGCCGGGCAGAAGCGGTTCTCGACGCCCTTGAAGGGCGGGTATGTCTCTTCGGTGTGGGCGTCCCAGTCCTTGACCTGCAGATGGACAGGCTGATCCTCTTCGTGGTTCGTACCAGTGCGGGAGACGCTCGTGAGGATGTCAAAGGTGATCTTGCCATCGGGCTTCTCGTACTCGATCTTGGGGAACTTGTCGGCGGGTTGGGTGGCGGCGTGGTCGGGAGTCTTGTGCTTGAGGGTCCAGGGGACACGGCCCTTCAAGAGGTAGGCCTCGAGGCCGGAGTACATGACGCCGCCGTAGAGGCCGAGCGGGGTGTGGAATGACGGTCGCATGTTGCGcacctccttgagctccttccAGATGGACGACTTTCGCAGGTTGTTCTCGTAGTCATACAGGAAGACTGTGCCATCATCCTTCTGCTCACTGAGGGCTGTCCaggcggcctcggcggcgagcATACCAGACTTCATGGCGTTGTGAGtgcccttgaccttggggaCGTTGACGAAGCCAGCTGAGTCTCCGATGAGAGCACCACCGGGGAAAGCGACCTTGGGAATGGACTGGAAACCACCCTCGATGAGGGCACGCGCACCGTATGAGATACACTTGCCGCCCTCGAGGACATTGCGGAAGAGGGGGtggagcttgagcttctggaaCTCCTGATAGGGCGAAAGCCAAGGGTTCTGGTAGTCGAGCGATACGACAAGACCCAGCTGGACGAGGTTATCACCAAAATGATACATGAAGGACCCTCCGTACACATCCTTGGACAGAGGGTAACCCATTGAGTGCACGACCAGACCCTTTTCGAACTTGGCCGGGTCAATCTCCCAGACCTCCTTGATACCCAGGCCGTAGGTCTGGTGCTGGCTGTCTCGGCGCAAGTCA
This window of the Fusarium keratoplasticum isolate Fu6.1 chromosome 3, whole genome shotgun sequence genome carries:
- a CDS encoding Electron transfer flavoprotein-ubiquinone oxidoreductase, whose product is MSAAPRPVSRCVQRSSRVLSRSQWRPARSSICPATARSCLSRRSTTAWPVMRVPMASRTFSTTSRLRDSDEDFDPASIEREADEVDVCIVGAGPAGLSAAIRLKQLANEAGNEDFRVLVLEKAGDIGAHILSGAVIQPTAINELIPDWLDEDNPNRFEHATPAGNDRMRFLTKTAAIPIPAPPQMSNHGNYIVSLNQFVKWLGERAEEVGVEVYPGFAASEVVYGPGGAVKGVATNDLGIGRDGKPKETFERGMEFHARVTMFGEGCHGSLSKQVINKFDLRRDSQHQTYGLGIKEVWEIDPAKFEKGLVVHSMGYPLSKDVYGGSFMYHFGDNLVQLGLVVSLDYQNPWLSPYQEFQKLKLHPLFRNVLEGGKCISYGARALIEGGFQSIPKVAFPGGALIGDSAGFVNVPKVKGTHNAMKSGMLAAEAAWTALSEQKDDGTVFLYDYENNLRKSSIWKELKEVRNMRPSFHTPLGLYGGVMYSGLEAYLLKGRVPWTLKHKTPDHAATQPADKFPKIEYEKPDGKITFDILTSVSRTGTNHEEDQPVHLQVKDWDAHTEETYPPFKGVENRFCPAGVYEYVEDESKPHGVRFQINAQNCIHCKTCDIKAPNQDINWQVPQGGEGPKYYMT
- a CDS encoding CID domain-containing protein, which translates into the protein MSAGKGLSEFPDLEAKLQKPAKQSAFERQKAEAEAKRQREAAETAAVYDEFVKSFDRDDDYDGHGSHSSSGPSRPRPGFGGPPPPGSGAGRRHFGTSGLKSGPGSLGPPPSSFGKKRSFQDFARAPREKGILGYEEGPGPGSGTLSASRAFNTSDDEDMGDATNRAEERAVAKPTLRLSSMPPGTSPAMIKALIPENLTVEHVKIVPPAGSGSSERKHTVSIVTLSQDTPANEIDAAVNTLQNRYLGYGYYLSLHRHLSSAVATSATIPTLGSSSSASQPFGAKPVEQASGPHSAPAQHGFHRGFAPPTSYGAPGAGVNRANLLHVPVKPPQDVRTIQLISKVIEGVLEHGPEYEALLMSRPEVQREEKWAWIWDARSQGGIWYRWRLWEVITGSQQSQKKARYVPLFDGAHAWKAPEKNLSYEYATKLDEFVSDSEYNSSDEEDFDDENKRENPEGESENTFLNPLEKAKLTHLLARLPTTIGRLRKGDVARVTTFAITHASRGVDEVVDLIVSNVEKPFALTGANPDKKPDTKETQQATGSEETPSNEGPDISAASLVGLYVVSDILSSSSTSGVRHAWRFRQLFETALKDRKIFETLGLMAERLKWGRLRAEKWKRSISLVLNLWEGWCVFPAESQELFVRSFENPPSLSVVDKDDTEEEKKGKWKAVEAQQGEKERALPISAEEVDVPGEPIDDDDVAGEPVEEDDVEGEPIQEDDIDGEPINEDDIEGEPIEEDDVIGEPMEEDEAGGTAPPPAPLAVEEPKPKEEPPRVGGPTRKRMRAVDMFADSDDSDKAS
- a CDS encoding DAO domain-containing protein, with protein sequence MARAPSSILIVGSGVFGLGTAYALTQRPFYSNTSITVVDDCAGQFPPEDAASVDSSRIVRADYSDPHYAALAAEAQEQWRQQGDDEVGGQGRYSESGFVLCASHPPKDFNLKKSGMDYTKESWKNVESIAQATGLPTDKIERLESTKALQEKLGTDGYPGDWGYLNGNSGWADAGKGMQWLYKRANATGRIQFVDGKVTELVTEGDRVVGAKLSDSRVLNAEVVMVAAGAWSGSLVDLRGRTEATGHAVVYMDITAEEQKALDNYPVVLNLSTGLFVIPPRNQVLKIARHTFGYINPVKITKALPPSPTDKREPFIASQPYTARNDASNPLPAEADRDLRRALKDLTPVRGLENRPWKEARICWYSDTRDGEWLIDYHPGWKGLFVATGDSGHGFKFLPNLGDKIVDVLQGQGGKLGDKWRWREIENDGVGRETDGVYKGLITEDGSRGGRPLVLCDELAKGRAPIGEPKAKL